One segment of Chelmon rostratus isolate fCheRos1 chromosome 17, fCheRos1.pri, whole genome shotgun sequence DNA contains the following:
- the LOC121620337 gene encoding ADP-ribosylation factor-like protein 4D, with product MGNQLTEIAPNTPFLPSFQSLHVVVIGLDSAGKTSLLYRLKLREFVETIPTKGFNMERIKVPMGNSKTNTTTFQVWDVGGQEKLRPLWKSYTRRTDGLVFVVDAAEPERMEEAKVELHRITRSAENQGVPVLVLANKQDLDGATSASEVEKVLALHELSSSTLHHTQGCSALDGQGLQPGLEKLYEMILKRKKMLRHSKKKR from the exons ATGGGGAACCAGCTAACAGAGATCGCCCCCAACACCCCGTTCCTCCCCAGCTTCCAGTCTTTACACGTTGTGGTGATAGGTTTGGACTCTGCAGGGAAGACCTCCCTCCTCTACAGACTCAAGCTGCGGGAGTTTGTAGAGACGATCCCCACTAAAGGCTTCAACATGGAGAGGATTAAAGTGCCCATGGGGAACTCCAAAACCAACACCACCACGTTCCAGGTGTGGGACGTCGGCGGGCAGGAGAAGCTGAGGCCCCTCTGGAAGTCGTACACCAGGAGGACGGACGGGCTGGTGTTCGTGGTGGACGCAGCCGAGCCCGAGCGCATGGAGGAGGCCAAGGTGGAGCTCCACCGAATCACCCGGTCAGCGGAGAACCAGGGGGTGCCCGTGCTGGTTCTGGCAAACAAACAGGACCTGGATGGAGCCACGTCAGCTTCAGAG gtggAGAAGGTTCTGGCTCTCCATGAGCTGAGCTCATCCACGCTGCACCACACGCAGGGCTGCTCGGCACTGGACGGTCAGGGCCTGCAGCCCGGCCTGGAGAAACTCTACGAGATGATCctaaagaggaagaagatgctCCGACACAGCAAAAAGAAGAGATGA